The following nucleotide sequence is from Capra hircus breed San Clemente chromosome 4, ASM170441v1, whole genome shotgun sequence.
ACAAAGGAGAATGGGGCGGGGGGTGCaccagggactgggggaggagGAATGGGGAGTTAGCATTTAATAGGGACAGAGTCCCAGCTTTGCAGGATGAAAGAGCTATGGAGATAGGTGGTGGTGAGGATTATACAACGTCCTTAATGCcacttaaaaaatggttaaaatggcaaattttatgttatattttaccaaaaaaaaaattgaaagaaatacaCTTTGTATAGTCATAAGAAACAAATCtcccccaaagaaaaataaacaaagagcaTAAACAAAACCTCAGCTgggagacttccctagtggtccagtggctgactctCCACTCCCAGTAcatgaggcctgggtttgatcactggtcagggaactagatcccacatgccacaactaaagatttcacatgccatgacTAAAGGTTCCAAGCGCCCCAACTAAGAGccaacacaaccaaaaaaaaaaaaaaaaaaaaatccctcagcTGGTCTTACAGCCCAGTACCGCCTTCCTTCTCACTGGTCTGGCCTACCAGGCCACTGATACCCATTCTGGGGTCACTGGGGACCCTCTTCTCTTCAGCCGTGTGAGCAGTCCCCAGGGCCACCATGAGTGGCAGAGTCATTCTGGACCCTTGCTGGCTTTGCAGCCTCTTCTTGCTCCCTATGGTGGCTCGAAGGTGCCGTCCTGCCTGTCTGCTCTGCTCCCACCTCATCTTGCTTCCAAGACCAGCACCACCAGCAGATGACTATCAGGCCACTGGATCCAAGATTCCTGCCCATGCCCAGACCCCCATCGCCACCTCTACAGTGGCCCTGGATGTCCAAGCCATCATGATGCTCTCTCTCCCCTAGAGCCCAGGTATGCAGACTTGCTTCCCCCAGCCACCAGCCCACCTCTGGTTGCATGTCCAGACAAACCTCAGGTCCCTGGCCTCTTCGATGTATGATTCCTGTCAACCTCATATGCTTGCTGGTCCTGGTCAGCACatttccccaccccctcacctgcAGTGCCTCCAGCTCTCGGCCTTACTGCCTCTCCCCCCCACACCTACAGTCATCCCTGCACACAGTAAATGAGCCTTGGTGTGCCCCAACCTCCCATGGGTCAGTGCTGTGACCCTTGCCTCCTTCCTCTGCAAATCCCACTCATGCTCAGACACCCCTCAAGCCTCTCCTCCATCCAGAACCCTCAAGACCATCGAGGTCTTTTCTTCCCCAGGGCCCCCAACCCTCCCTGTCTCTCCGAGGACAGTCCAGGGACATTTGCTGCTGCAGAAGCCAGGCCTGAGGACACAGAGTGCCTGGCACTAGGCAGGCATTCACTGAGGTGTCGGTCATTCTGCCTGGACGGTCGGCTCCCATGGCCAGTCCCTCGGCTGCCTGGTCGTCTCCCTCTGGTGGCCTGGGGTTGGAGCAGAATTCAGGCACTTTCCATGCAGAATGTGGCTTCTCTTCCCAACTCCACATGATGTATGGTCCCCCACCCCTACCACACCCCTGGTTCAGGCCAACCCATCCACTCTGCGCTGCTGATTGCCCTCACAGCCTTGAGgactgaggagaggggagggagggcacCTACCTTGGGCAGAGCCAGCTGCTGGTCCAGCCCCACATTAACGTAGCACATGAAATAGAGACTTGCTCCGAACAGGGCCAGGAACAGCAGCACCTGGGAAAGGAAGTGTCGCGTGAAAGCCTCCCGCCCAGTGACGGGTCAGCAGCTTCCCAGTCTGGGTCTGGACGGGGTCTTGTAGGAAACATTCTGGAGTTGGGCCAACTTGAATCTCAGCAACCCCTCCCTGCCCCGGCTTCAGCCCCTGGACCTGGGCAAGCTCCAGACCCCTCCAATGACCACGGGCAAGGATCAAGGCTAAGCAGACCCTCCCACCCCAGACACTGCCAGGCCCCCCCAACCCTGGGTGGCATGAGGTCCCCCTACTGCCCTCTCGCCCGCTCACCACGACCACGCGGGTGAGCCAGTGCAGCAGGAATGGGACGTAGAACGTGCGGAAGAATCGGAGCAGGAGCCCCTCATCCTGGCTCGGCGGGGGCAGCTTCCGGGCTGTCTTGCAACAGCAGATGTCCATCCGGGAGGCCTAGAAGGAGGAAGGCACTCAAGACGACCCCAAAACAGACCCTGGGGACCACTTCCGTCCCGTGGAGTGGGAGAGTCACCTTCCTCGGGGGGACTGTGCCAGCACCGCATGGCAGGGACGTGCCAGTGTGCtcttttcttcatcttctttttctgccttgaTAAAATACCTTTGAACTTTGTACCATCACTGAAACAAGAGCTCCCTCCCTGTCAGTCTCtcacttatattttatttcacgACCTCAGGTACTTTTAGCAGGTTTGATCATATTCCCTCAAATGACCAAAACAAAGTTAATTTTCCATGGGACATCAGGGACTTGGTGGCCTAAACATTCCAGCACACTGTTCCCACTCTCAGTCCCCATGCTCTGAGCCTTCTGTGCAAAGTGAAGCCACTCCATCCCCGGCCAAGATGGGGACCAAGGGTGAGTCCCTGGGCCTTGCCTCCACCCTTACCTCTTGCCTCCTGCTGTCAAGGGAGAGCAAGGCCACGAAGGCTGACATCTGtagcaggaagtcaagaagcactgCAAAGCCGGAGGTCAGGGCAAAGGTCCGTACAGCTGGCATGGGGGTCAGGGCtcctgggggatggggaggggggtcaAGAGTGAATCTCAGGGCCTGGCACCTGCtcaggtgggaaagccttcatgaACTCCTCAGTGCCTGGTGGGGAGGGGTTGCTCAGGCTCACCTAAGAAGAAGCAGATGGCCTCAGAGAGGCTGCAGAGAAGCATGCTGGGGGCCACTCTGCCCAGGGCTCGGCCGATGTGGGCCTCCCGTTCTTCCCCAGGCCTCCGAGGCAGCCTCTGCGTGAGGACGGCAGGGACAGGGTCAAGATCTGACCAAGGGCTCTGTCCCTCAGAGGCCAGCTGGGGGCTGCCACATGCCCTCACTCCCCAAGGCATGGGCATTGCCTGGAGATGCAGCCAGGCCCAAGGAACTGCCCCCACCTTCCCCAGTGGGGACAGTGGGGCGGTGACACTCCATCCTGCCACATCTTCCGCTTCTCAGGGTCTGGCCCAGAGAAACGCATGGTGTATTTTCAGATGTCCATAGCATCCTTCCTCTGACTCATCACTGGAACCCTAAATGTTCACTAACAAGAGAGGCTAAAGACTACTTGTCTTTCCGTGGAATGCTACCCAGCACTGAAAAGACAGAGGCGGCTCTGTGTAGAACAGAGATGAACAAACATGACTCCATATTGGACCTCTAACCTTTGTGCTCTGTTGCCTGTGCTTGGTCTTACTGTCTCTGGATCTTTTGTAAAAGGACGTTGCCCAGAGCCTGGAATATACATGACAGCCCGTTGccaaggctctgacctttaaaggtataacactTTTCCATTCATATAGAGATTAAAAGGTTGCAGAACAGAATCTAACATTTGCCATGTTGGAGGGGTTTGGGACCTACTttgacagctgcaagaacaaaagATTCTGGCACCAAAAGGTTTGCAACACCCAGCCACACCACttccccttttagtataaaagaagtcTAAATTCTAACTCAGGTGAggtggttctttgggacactagtccaccatcttctcagtctgctgaCTTCAGATAAAGTCACTTTTCACTATTCCTTTCCCCAGCATCTCATCTCTCGATTTATTGACTGCCATGCAGTAAGCAGTATGAGCTTGGGCTCAGTAACATATGTGCTGTGTGACACTCTTGGCAGACAATGTGGGGCTAACTGAGAGCAAGTTCAGGAGACGTGAGGTATGAATGCATTTATGTGAAAGATAAACACAGAGCCCTGTTTTCTACAGGAATTGTGCACATGGACATCGGTGCTTAGGAAGAGGCTGAAATAAACCCAGCAAACCCATGGGGCCATGCCTGGGTGAGTAGGGGCAGCTGAGGGTGTGCAGAACTCCTGTCCCCTTACCTGGTACTCAAGAACAAAGATGAAGATGTTGTCGGCCCCCACGGCAAGCACCAGGAAGGGCACCACTTGAAGTATCACCAGTGAGGAAGGGACACCCAGGTAGGAGAAGAAGCCCATGGAGGCCAAGACTGCTCCCAGCACCACGGCCACCCCGCCCAGGCCCAGAGTGGCCTTggagtccacctgcaatgggaCCAGGCTCAGCCTCCTGGCTGCGGGGCTGCCCAATGTGCCCCCAACCCCAGTTAGAGGAGAGCTGCATGCTCTGAGCTTCTGCACTTTGTCCACTCTGCAGTGCCGTCCTCCTAAGAGCAGGCCCTGTGAGCCTGACCACTTCTTCCTCGAGCATGCGTTGTAAGACAATGTAAATACCTACTTTGCATTTGCACAACTCGAGGGAGGGTTGTCATGAGCAGAGTGAAAACTCGCATGGCCTTTCGAAATAGAACACTTCAAGAAGCATCACCCCTTGGAGGAGCCACCCTGGGTATGTCCACTTTGCTGTTTTGAAGTGCTCTAGAAAGTAGGTTGGGGAGGTTCTAGGCACCCTGATGGTGGGCCAGCTCACCCTCATAGCTCCCCTCTCACTTCTCACCGGTACCCGACGCCAGCTGGAGTAGCTGCCCAGGGCCAGGGAGATGTACAGGAAGATGACAAGGTAGCTAACAGCAAAGATGGGCAGGTCCTCGGCCGTGGTGCTGTTGATCTCATCCTCCAGGGAACGCTGTGGACACACACCCGACCAGACCCACTGACCCAAGAGCTCGGCCAGAGGGCACCGTGTATGTGAGTCCGTGTGAGCTCTGACATGGCTGCAAGAACAGCTGTAGCATCACCCCATCCTCCTGGGCAGGCACCCGGCAGCTCAGGGTCACTCGGGAGGGGTGAGGGCACGATGGGGATACAGGACCCCACCAAAACCACCTGAACTGTCTGCCCCAGAGCCAGGGACCCTGCAGCCCCTACCTCCGCCATGAATGTGACCTGGAACACACCAGCCGTCCGACGCTGAAAGGCTCGCATCTCCTCCAAGAAGGCTCCCTCCCAGAGCTTAGCCTGGGCCAGCTTGGGGTCCCCAGGAGGGTAATTGTTGAGGGAGAAGGTCATGATCAGGGCCTCTGCCTCAGAATAGTCCTTTCCTGGAAGGAGAAATGCTCGGCTACCTCCACCCACACCTCTGCTTTCCTCCCCCTACTCCAGCCTCAcccctgcttcccctcccccaactgCAGCCACACTCCtgcctctcctcccccaccctcctcaccCAAGTCATTGTGTAATTCTACATCCTACTTCCCTCTCTCAGTCAAAGGCAAAACCTGTGGTTCCAGGCACAGAACCAGAGAACCTGAGCAGGGTTGGCGGAAGATGCAGTAAGTGACAGAAAAACGATGCAGGATGGGCAGGTCTGCCGTCCCCATGAGCCCTCCACCGACCCGGCCACTCCCAGGCAGCGGGACGTCCCCATGGCCACCCCCATCCTTCCCCATGACTCCTGCCCCATATGTCCACTCACTGGCCTCCTGGGGAGGTCGGAGCTTACCTTTGTAGCCCCCCACGGCGAGGAAGGGGAAGACGGGTGCCCCATAGTCAGCCATGCAGCTCAGGGCCAGGGCTGTGCCATCTTTGTAGGTGAGGGGGGCACTGTTGGGAGAGGAAAGGACCTTTCCTGACCCCACTCCAACCACCGTGGTCCCTGTGCCTCACCCCAGACGCCCAGCACCATCACCTGACCCCTGATCAGAACATTTCTTGTTCCAATCCAGACTGAACTGGAGCTCCCTGAGCAGGACCTCTAGTTCTCTCTCCCTTCACACCAGCCTCATGCTCCTGGCTCCACCATCATCTCCTTCCAGATCGGCAGGGGGCTGAGCATCACACACACTCCCCTGGAGTGACGGCTGGATTCTGGTACAAGCCCCTCCCTGAGTCCTAAGCACCAACAGAGACACACAGGCCTCACACTGCCCTCAGCGGTCTCCTCCCACCAGCCCAGAACCCtccaggccctgaggtgggaactCCTTCTTTCCTCATTCAATGTTCCAGCCCTGTAACTGTGGTCAGGTCTCCATGCCCTCCACTGAATCCTTTCTGTAAATAGGTCACAGGTGCCTGGACAAAGCACTCATTTTGAGTGCGTCTGTGAGTCACCAGCTGGCAGGGAGTGCCggttgctgtgtgaccttgagcagttgACTATACccctttaagcctcagtttccctgtctctGAAATGGGGATAATCAGGCCACCCAAGAGTTGTGAGCATCCAAAATCAAAATAAAGGCAACTCAaggactggaatggatgagatggttggacagcatcatcaactcaatggacataagtttgagcaactctgggagatattgaaggacaggaaagcctggcgtgctgcagtccatcaggtctcaaagagtcagacacaactgagcgactgaacagcaacaaaggacTGGAAACCCGGAGCCAGAGCTTCTTCTCCTGACCTGCCAGTTCCGAGGGCCAGCCCTGGGGCTGAGGCACAGACTCTGGGAAGCAGCCCACACTTGGTTCGCCTGACAGGTGGGAGCCCTGACTCTAATCCAGAGGTATTCAGGGTGACCCAGGGCCTCAGGAGCCTTAGAGACCCTTTCAAGGTCTACAAAGTCAAAACTATTTCCATAATAACACTAAGATGCCATTCTGTTCTCACCCTTCTTTGATCTCAGGTCTGTGGCCTACAGACAGTTCACTGACATGACTTTAGTTTCATATTGCAGCTAACATTTAGGAAAGCATCACTTGCTGAGTTTGATGAAGTAGTAAAGAAAACCCACAATTCTCTGTAAAGGCTTTGACAACACACTTCCCTCCTCTGGCTACATGGATGGGTGTGCGGCCAAGCATTCTCGCTGTGCTTCAACCAACAGGCCAAATGCAGAACCAGATGCCAGAATCCAGCATCTTCTGCTAAGCCAGACCCCAAAGAGATTTGCAAAGATGTAAAACAATGTTACTGTGATCACTCCTGATATTTTCAGTACAGAAAATACgatcattttcataaaaatatgttatgggacttcctggtggtccagtggttgagagtatGCCTATTGGTGTGAGgcacgcgggttcgatccctggtccatgaGGATCCAACATGCTGTAGAATGGCTGGGCCCATGCGTgcaccacaactaatgagcccatgaaccacaactactgaagcctgtgtgcctttgaccctgtgctccacaagacaaaccactgcaatgagaagcttcagcaccacaacaaagagcctgtgtgccgcaacaaggacccagcacagaaaacaaaaaattaataatttcctttaaaaatataaataaataaaaaatgttatttgtgTCAGCATATAATGGGCCTATTATAGCTATTGTTGCAGAATTAATTAACTATTTTGTCATTTCTCAGTTTTACTTTCTCATGTGGTAAATGTCAGTGACTATAACCTCTACCCATACCCCAGCTCTCTGGGGTGCTTGGTCTTTGGTCAAGAGTGAAGGGACCCTGAGACCAAGCATTTGAAGACCTCTGCCCACTCCAACCCCAGGGGGCCTCAGTGCTGCTAGCCAGCCTGCTCCTTTCCAGGCTTGGTAGCTCTCAAACCTCCACTCTTGGTCCCGAGACCCATAAGCTTCACTGGCTTCCTGCTTGCACCACGGCCAAGTGGACGCAGCTGGGGACCAAGCCCCAAACAGCTTGAAGGGGTGTGGCTGCTACCTGCACAGGGCACCTGGCCTAGGCCCAGGCCCCTGCCCAGGCCTGGGGCACCTCATGGGCTGCCCATGGCCCTGCTGGCCTGCACCCAGGCCGAGCATGGCCTTCAGATTGCTCTGTGACCCTTAAACCAAGAACGTGCAAGGACGAGTCCAGCTATGTCAGGAGTGCTACAGAAAGACCGCGTGGAGGCCAGGACGGTCAAGTGTGAATCAGCTATGGCGAGCATGCACTCCACTGAGGATGGGGAGCCCAAGAAGGAAGTTGGAGAGACACGGCACATCACCCCATGTGACCGAGACGCAGAGCACCTCAACCATACAAGATGTGTACCCAGCCTGGGCCCCAGGAGGCCCACGCTGACCCCAGAACCTGGTCCCAAGAGGACTCACTTGGCGCAGTAGAGGAAGTGGTCCCTCCAGTCCACCTGGGCGGTCTGCCCTGACAGCGTCTGGTTGGCTGTGAGCAGCAGCTGAGTGCGGTTGTTCTGGAAGTACTGCAGAAGGCTGTTGACGCAGCAGTCAGACAGACTGGCGTTATGTGGGTTGAGGGGGGCGTAGCAGGTGTCCCGCAGGGAGACGTTCCGCTGCTCCTCTGGCGACCACACCTGCAGATGCCGCAGCCTCTCCTGCAATTCCAGCACCTCCAACAGCAGATCCAAGGACAGGATCCCGCTGAAGTTCTTGGGCCCCAGCAACAGGGAGTCATACCTATAGCTGGGCCGTTGAGGTGCCGTCATGAACACCTGGCTAGTTCGGAAGAAGGGGCCGAAATACTTGTCGTGAAATGCCTTCTCACGTCGGGCTAGGCTGTTGGGGGCTGACCACAGCTCCACGGGGTCCGTGGTCAGTTCTATAAAAGCCAGGCCCCCTGCCATGGCCACGACCACAACCACAGATACCGCCAGGATGGTCAGTGGCCACGAGGCCACCCAAGTGCCCCAGCACTGGAAGCAGCGGCTGAGGAGGGTGTGGGTGGAGAggctaagcctgtgggccaggcTGATGCTTTCCTTGGGTTTGGGCGTCTTGCGCTTGCCCCTGCACCACTCGGCCAGGCGGGATCGCAGGAGGAAGGCCGTGAGCAAGACAAAGAGAGAGCAGAGGATGATAATGAGGACCAGGCTCCCTTCCATCCGGCCCAGGCGGAAGGTGGGGTCCAGGGCCCGGGGCTGGGCAATCACGGGGCAGGAGGCGGCACAGTCCTGGCAGGAACAGGCCGCTGCACCATCCCCCTGGGACTGGTTGCAGGGCACGACCTCATCATTTAGAGGCTGTATCACGCTCCCCTCAGCCTGGCTAGGCTCCCACAGGTGGAAGGTGATGTCCAGGGGTGCCAGGCCATTGCTCGTGTCCCCCTGGAAATTGAGCCAGCGCTGGGCGTTGCAGAGGGCAGAGCCATAGACGCCACACATGGAGCCCACGGCCAGTGTGGCAGCTGCGGGGATGCGCACACGGCTGCAGGAGTCGTAGGTCTTCTCGGCGAAGCTGCGCTGGTAGAAGGCCTCGTAGGCCACCACGGCCTGGGCCTGGCTGTCCCCCTGTGTGACCACTCGGCTCACATTTATGAAGAGGCTCTGGTTGGGGCTGCAGGTGTTGTGGCAATGCAGGCTCACGAAGTTGTCAGAGCAGGCGGGACAGCGGGTGAGGAGGGCCTTGGTGACCCGCAGGCTCATGTCCAGGGCCACCAGCTGCTTGGAGGAGCAGCAGGCGTAGGTGGTGTTGGCACCAGTGTAGAGACGGGGACAGATGCTTTGTAGGAGAGCCAGGTGGTCACCTGTGATGTGGCGAGCAGGCGAGTTATCCAGGCAGGACACATTGGACAGCGAAGCCAGGCTTCCGGACAGCTCCGGGTTCTTCCCGCACTCATCGTAGAAGGCGCAGTAGCCAGGCTGGTGTATGGGTGTGTACACCTCACTCTGGGCCTGTGGAACAAGGTGGTGTCACCACGGGCCCCAGTGCTGGCCAGGTCCTCTGGGTAGCTGATGGGGCAGTGGGCAGCCAGGGAGGGTGTGGGGAATGATGCCAAACAGGGCAGATGAGGGGTGGACATCGGGCAGTTCCAGGATGCCAGGGGATCCAGGGGAGCACTGGAGGAGATGGGGTGCCCAAGTAGCACATGGGACTCTCGGCGGTGTCTAAGGATGGTGAGCAGATGGGTGAAGGCCAGGTTGATCCTGAGTGACAGGGTCATTGAAGAGAGAGGTGACCTGACATATCTGGGAGAGAACAGGGTCACCCAGGAGACCCCTGGACCCCTGTGTGGTCCTCCTGAGAAACAGTGGCCCCTGGACAAGGTGAGGGGCTGACTCCCAGGGGCCACGTGAATGCGGGCCCTGTGTGCCTCGGGCATCTTTGCCATAGCAGTCAGCCACCACCATGCCCTAACTGCGGACCACACCCAGAGGCCGGGGCCCCTCTTGGAGATTCTGAGTAGAGCTTCCCCTGCCGTCACCTGCCAGGGGCTGAAAACCTTCACCCACCTCCTGAGACGTGGAAACGAGCAGGAAACTTGAGAGGTAAGAACCTCGGACCTCCTCCCTGGATGCCAAATCCTCTGTGGGTGATTCTCCCCTTGAATCCACCTCATCAGCACCCCAGGACTGGATCTTCCTTTAACCTACCACCAGCCACCTTAAGCCAGGACACCCACAGTGGACCAGGGATGGGAAGAACTTGGTCACACCCAAACCAGCGATCCCATTCCCCATGCTTGTGTCCATCTGAGCCCATGATCTGGAGACTTGAGCAGCCCAAGAACCCCGACCTGCACCCCTTCTCTGGGGAGCCTGGCATCCCTCATCTATGTAGAAATTGCCCCCAACTGCAGATCCCTGGCCCTCTCTCACAGTTGCCAAGCAGCCCTTGCCCGGAGTGGACACAAGGACTCACCGAGTGCAGGAGCAGGGCCCAGAGCAACCAGCCCTTCAGGCTAGTCTCCACCATCCTGGCACTGGGCAGGGGTCAGAGGGTAAGTGAGGCCAGGGCTTGGGGACAGCCAAGGGCCGGCTCCTGACAATGCCAGAGCCCACTTCAGCCGTACATATACTGAAACTGGGGACGGACTACGGGGCAGCTTCCTTACCAGGGACAGTATCACCTGACTGGGTTGGGGACCAATGGGGCTGAGCCCTGTGCCTCCCAGGGCTGTCCGCTAGTTAATGATCGATGGGTCACTTGTCCCTCCCACCTTTAGTCCCACCCTCGCAGATGAGCCTCTCAGGGTCTCCCCTTTACCCACTTCCCAAAGTGACCAAAGCCGGAGGGCTGGGCCAGCCAGCAACCTGCCGAGAGTTTCCCACACAGCCTCGGCTGCAGGAGCTACCAGGcccaggagaagagggagactcAGGTGGGTCTGGACACCCGCCCTCCGAAACTCTACCCCCCCTACCTGCCACCCCCAGATCCCAAGCCTCCGACCCCTACTCTCCCCAGTGCCCTCTTGGGTCCAGGCCAGCT
It contains:
- the NPC1L1 gene encoding Niemann-Pick C1-like protein 1 isoform X1; protein product: MVETSLKGWLLWALLLHSAQSEVYTPIHQPGYCAFYDECGKNPELSGSLASLSNVSCLDNSPARHITGDHLALLQSICPRLYTGANTTYACCSSKQLVALDMSLRVTKALLTRCPACSDNFVSLHCHNTCSPNQSLFINVSRVVTQGDSQAQAVVAYEAFYQRSFAEKTYDSCSRVRIPAAATLAVGSMCGVYGSALCNAQRWLNFQGDTSNGLAPLDITFHLWEPSQAEGSVIQPLNDEVVPCNQSQGDGAAACSCQDCAASCPVIAQPRALDPTFRLGRMEGSLVLIIILCSLFVLLTAFLLRSRLAEWCRGKRKTPKPKESISLAHRLSLSTHTLLSRCFQCWGTWVASWPLTILAVSVVVVVAMAGGLAFIELTTDPVELWSAPNSLARREKAFHDKYFGPFFRTSQVFMTAPQRPSYRYDSLLLGPKNFSGILSLDLLLEVLELQERLRHLQVWSPEEQRNVSLRDTCYAPLNPHNASLSDCCVNSLLQYFQNNRTQLLLTANQTLSGQTAQVDWRDHFLYCANAPLTYKDGTALALSCMADYGAPVFPFLAVGGYKGKDYSEAEALIMTFSLNNYPPGDPKLAQAKLWEGAFLEEMRAFQRRTAGVFQVTFMAERSLEDEINSTTAEDLPIFAVSYLVIFLYISLALGSYSSWRRVPVDSKATLGLGGVAVVLGAVLASMGFFSYLGVPSSLVILQVVPFLVLAVGADNIFIFVLEYQRLPRRPGEEREAHIGRALGRVAPSMLLCSLSEAICFFLGALTPMPAVRTFALTSGFAVLLDFLLQMSAFVALLSLDSRRQEASRMDICCCKTARKLPPPSQDEGLLLRFFRTFYVPFLLHWLTRVVVVGAPVYFVTTGGYNFSSEEGMNAICSSAGCNNFSLTQKIQYATDFPDVSYLAIPASSWVDDFIDWLTSSSCCRLYIYGPNKDEFCPSTVNSLACLKTCVSPTAGSARPSVEQFHKYLPWFLSDEPNIKCPKGGLAAYATSVNMSSDGQILASRFMAYNKLLKNSQDFTEALRATRALAANITADLRKVPGTDPDFEVFPYSVTNVFYEQYLTIVPEGLFMLTICLVPTFVVCCFLLGMDVRSGLLNLFSIIMILVDTVGFMTLWDISYNAVSLINLVTAVGISVEFVSHITRSFAISTKPTRLERAKEATISMGSAVFAGVAMTNLPGILVLGLAKAQLIQIFFFRLNLLITLLGLLHGLVFLPVILSYLGPDVNPALVQQQKQEEEAAATKETSCSKHPAPTSTHDGVYINYSFEHPAKSAGGLDSSPSENRQKF
- the NPC1L1 gene encoding Niemann-Pick C1-like protein 1 isoform X2 — encoded protein: MVETSLKGWLLWALLLHSAQSEVYTPIHQPGYCAFYDECGKNPELSGSLASLSNVSCLDNSPARHITGDHLALLQSICPRLYTGANTTYACCSSKQLVALDMSLRVTKALLTRCPACSDNFVSLHCHNTCSPNQSLFINVSRVVTQGDSQAQAVVAYEAFYQRSFAEKTYDSCSRVRIPAAATLAVGSMCGVYGSALCNAQRWLNFQGDTSNGLAPLDITFHLWEPSQAEGSVIQPLNDEVVPCNQSQGDGAAACSCQDCAASCPVIAQPRALDPTFRLGRMEGSLVLIIILCSLFVLLTAFLLRSRLAEWCRGKRKTPKPKESISLAHRLSLSTHTLLSRCFQCWGTWVASWPLTILAVSVVVVVAMAGGLAFIELTTDPVELWSAPNSLARREKAFHDKYFGPFFRTSQVFMTAPQRPSYRYDSLLLGPKNFSGILSLDLLLEVLELQERLRHLQVWSPEEQRNVSLRDTCYAPLNPHNASLSDCCVNSLLQYFQNNRTQLLLTANQTLSGQTAQVDWRDHFLYCANAPLTYKDGTALALSCMADYGAPVFPFLAVGGYKGKDYSEAEALIMTFSLNNYPPGDPKLAQAKLWEGAFLEEMRAFQRRTAGVFQVTFMAERSLEDEINSTTAEDLPIFAVSYLVIFLYISLALGSYSSWRRVPVDSKATLGLGGVAVVLGAVLASMGFFSYLGVPSSLVILQVVPFLVLAVGADNIFIFVLEYQRLPRRPGEEREAHIGRALGRVAPSMLLCSLSEAICFFLGALTPMPAVRTFALTSGFAVLLDFLLQMSAFVALLSLDSRRQEASRMDICCCKTARKLPPPSQDEGLLLRFFRTFYVPFLLHWLTRVVVVLLFLALFGASLYFMCYVNVGLDQQLALPKDSYLIDYFLFMNRYFEVGAPVYFVTTGGYNFSSEEGMNAICSSAGCNNFSLTQKIQYATDFPDVSYLAIPASSWVDDFIDWLTSSSCCRLYIYGPNKDEFCPSTVNSLACLKTCVSPTAGSARPSVEQFHKYLPWFLSDEPNIKCPKGGLAAYATSVNMSSDGQILASRFMAYNKLLKNSQDFTEALRATRALAANITADLRKVPGTDPDFEVFPYSVTNVFYEQYLTIVPEGLFMLTICLVPTFVVCCFLLGMDVRSGLLNLFSIIMILVDTVGFMTLWDISYNAVSLINLVTAVGISVEFVSHITRSFAISTKPTRLERAKEATISMGSAVFAGVAMTNLPGILVLGLAKAQLIQIFFFRLNLLITLLGLLHGLVFLPVILSYLGPDVNPALVQQQKQEEEAAATKETSCSKHPAPTSTHDGVYINYSFEHPAKSAGGLDSSPSENRQKF